The following coding sequences lie in one Thermoanaerobacter uzonensis DSM 18761 genomic window:
- a CDS encoding single-stranded DNA-binding protein, which yields MLNKVILIGRLTKDPVMRYSANMVPVTTFTLAVNRNYVSQNGERPTDFIPIVTWRKLAEICANNLKKGRLIAVTGSIQTRTWDDNSGNRHWVTEVVADDVRFLEPKSGFGSSGNAEENKDFDEDFDSVFEDIPEEFEGFTPIESEDDLPF from the coding sequence ATGTTAAATAAAGTTATTTTAATAGGCCGTCTTACAAAAGACCCTGTGATGAGGTATAGTGCTAACATGGTTCCTGTTACTACATTTACATTAGCGGTTAACAGGAATTATGTCAGTCAAAACGGAGAAAGGCCTACAGATTTTATACCCATCGTAACTTGGAGAAAACTGGCAGAAATTTGCGCTAACAATTTAAAAAAAGGCAGGTTAATAGCGGTAACTGGAAGCATTCAAACCCGAACATGGGATGATAATAGCGGCAATCGGCATTGGGTTACTGAAGTAGTAGCAGATGACGTGAGATTTTTAGAGCCGAAATCTGGTTTTGGCAGCAGTGGCAATGCTGAAGAAAATAAAGATTTCGATGAAGACTTTGACAGTGTATTTGAAGATATACCGGAAGAATTTGAGGGTTTTACACCTATAGAGAGTGAAGATGATTTACCTTTTTAA
- the rplI gene encoding 50S ribosomal protein L9 has protein sequence MKVILVKDVKNVGKAGEIINVSDGYGRNYLLPRGLAIEATESNIKVLNEKKKAEEKKRQQELEEAKKLAQDLSNISLVLKVKAGENGKLFGSVTSKDVEEALKEKGFDIDKKKISFDETVKTTGTYYVDIKLYQGVTAKVKVDVVAE, from the coding sequence ATGAAAGTCATATTAGTAAAAGATGTTAAAAATGTGGGAAAAGCAGGAGAAATCATAAATGTCAGCGATGGATATGGGAGAAATTATCTCCTTCCAAGAGGACTTGCCATAGAGGCTACAGAGTCCAACATAAAAGTGCTTAATGAAAAGAAAAAGGCAGAAGAGAAAAAGAGACAGCAAGAATTAGAAGAAGCAAAAAAATTAGCTCAAGACCTTTCAAATATTAGCCTGGTTTTAAAAGTAAAAGCAGGAGAAAATGGCAAACTCTTTGGTTCTGTAACTTCGAAAGATGTAGAAGAGGCTTTAAAGGAGAAAGGCTTTGACATTGATAAAAAGAAAATATCTTTTGACGAGACTGTAAAGACTACAGGTACCTATTATGTAGACATAAAACTTTATCAAGGAGTTACAGCAAAAGTGAAGGTAGATGTTGTGGCAGAGTAA
- the rpsF gene encoding 30S ribosomal protein S6: MRSYETMYILSPDLSEEERKGLIERFKNLIIENGGEITNFDEWGKRKLAYPIDKKPEGYYVLMNFNSDSRVSQELERVYKITDGVLRYLIIRTDE, encoded by the coding sequence ATGAGGTCATATGAGACAATGTACATTCTCTCTCCAGATTTAAGCGAAGAGGAAAGAAAAGGCTTAATAGAAAGATTTAAAAACCTCATCATTGAAAATGGTGGAGAAATAACCAATTTTGATGAATGGGGTAAGAGAAAATTAGCCTATCCCATTGACAAAAAGCCTGAGGGATATTATGTACTGATGAACTTTAACAGCGACTCAAGGGTTTCTCAGGAATTGGAGAGAGTTTATAAGATCACAGATGGCGTTTTGAGATATTTAATAATAAGAACTGACGAATGA
- a CDS encoding XRE family transcriptional regulator yields MEIRILMNIAFILEKQETVEKSIEILFFCLSQLEPEDIKEKIKLYYNLSYSYHLLSNHEKALYYADLGIKTCIEAGILDGLSLLYFRKGIAEYHLKRENYKDSLIKAMHLFEIFGQEKLKTMAIENCKKFYNIDISIESSC; encoded by the coding sequence ATAGAAATTAGAATTTTAATGAACATAGCCTTTATATTAGAAAAACAAGAAACTGTAGAAAAATCCATAGAAATTCTCTTTTTTTGTCTGTCCCAATTAGAGCCGGAAGATATAAAGGAGAAGATAAAGCTTTATTATAACCTTTCATATTCTTATCATTTGCTTTCAAACCATGAAAAAGCACTGTATTATGCTGATTTGGGCATAAAAACCTGCATAGAAGCTGGAATTTTAGATGGCTTGAGCCTTTTATACTTCAGAAAAGGAATTGCAGAATATCACCTTAAAAGAGAAAATTATAAAGATTCTCTTATAAAGGCAATGCATTTGTTTGAAATATTTGGGCAGGAAAAATTGAAAACAATGGCTATAGAAAATTGTAAGAAATTTTATAATATAGATATATCTATAGAGAGTTCTTGCTGA
- a CDS encoding amidase domain-containing protein translates to MSDYDDQLQKEFKINKVLGANSGELTKEKAQRGVKILDDKYAELKGYIGVSDESYMILKFEAELRGNNIEENAIKLYAEQMNTFVPAEELIPKSPAEYENAGYKEMESKLIEEGTFTVAALYPYYDSLKARDYANTWTSNATTYCPHNIALQDITKWNNAKWPYYDCFCHNDCADYVSQALNAGGIPIDPGKWERLKDSSNNWAWTYVPGLKNYMLNQKGYWKISTWESAAAGGVIVISDSHVMMIVKNDTVERLFSAHTNDRLKYPYGKNTTWEYYVLWE, encoded by the coding sequence ATGTCTGATTATGATGATCAACTTCAAAAAGAGTTTAAAATCAATAAAGTACTGGGTGCTAATAGTGGCGAACTTACAAAGGAAAAAGCACAGAGGGGAGTGAAGATATTAGATGATAAATACGCGGAACTTAAAGGATATATTGGAGTTTCTGATGAATCGTATATGATATTAAAATTTGAGGCAGAACTTAGAGGAAATAATATTGAAGAAAATGCGATAAAGTTATATGCAGAACAGATGAATACGTTTGTACCGGCAGAAGAATTAATTCCAAAATCCCCTGCAGAATATGAAAATGCAGGATATAAAGAAATGGAGAGTAAATTAATTGAAGAAGGAACTTTTACAGTAGCAGCTTTATATCCTTATTATGATAGTCTCAAAGCAAGAGATTATGCGAATACCTGGACTTCAAATGCAACCACTTATTGTCCCCATAATATTGCACTACAGGATATTACTAAATGGAATAATGCTAAATGGCCATACTATGACTGCTTCTGTCATAATGATTGTGCAGATTATGTTTCTCAAGCGCTAAATGCCGGTGGCATACCTATTGATCCGGGTAAATGGGAGAGATTAAAAGATAGCAGTAATAATTGGGCATGGACATATGTTCCTGGTTTAAAGAATTATATGCTTAATCAAAAAGGATATTGGAAGATATCAACGTGGGAAAGTGCAGCAGCAGGTGGTGTTATTGTGATCTCAGATTCGCATGTAATGATGATTGTAAAAAACGATACAGTTGAAAGGCTATTTAGCGCCCATACTAATGATCGTTTGAAATATCCGTATGGGAAAAATACGACATGGGAATATTACGTGCTTTGGGAATAA
- a CDS encoding Crp/Fnr family transcriptional regulator, which translates to MADFDYLKKVPYFNELEDKSLEEIHRISTINFFKKGSIIFMEGEKGEAMYFVKSGKVKISKTSSIGKEYIIKIMEKGDVFAESILFVGGEYPATAEAIEDSEVIMLKNQDIENLILKNSEIALSIIKLMAKRLKNVAVIIENLALRDSIGRTASVLLTFAKERGINAKEGILLDLNLNRQDLANIVGTSRENVTRILSQMDKEGIIHLDRQKIIIRDIEKLKEML; encoded by the coding sequence ATGGCTGATTTTGATTACCTTAAAAAAGTTCCTTATTTTAATGAGCTGGAGGACAAATCCCTTGAAGAGATACATAGAATTTCAACTATCAACTTTTTTAAAAAAGGGTCTATTATTTTCATGGAGGGGGAAAAGGGAGAAGCTATGTATTTTGTAAAATCTGGTAAAGTTAAAATATCAAAAACATCTTCTATTGGAAAAGAGTACATTATTAAAATAATGGAAAAAGGAGACGTATTTGCTGAGTCTATTCTTTTTGTCGGTGGAGAATATCCTGCAACGGCAGAGGCTATAGAGGACTCCGAAGTGATTATGCTTAAAAATCAAGACATAGAAAACTTGATACTAAAAAATAGCGAAATAGCCTTAAGCATTATTAAACTTATGGCAAAAAGGCTAAAAAATGTAGCTGTCATAATAGAAAATCTTGCTTTAAGAGATTCCATTGGCAGAACGGCTTCTGTACTTCTCACTTTTGCAAAAGAGAGAGGAATAAACGCAAAAGAAGGAATTTTATTAGATTTAAATCTCAATAGGCAAGACCTTGCCAACATAGTCGGCACATCGAGAGAAAACGTCACAAGAATTTTAAGTCAAATGGACAAAGAGGGGATAATACATCTTGACAGGCAGAAAATAATAATTAGAGATATAGAAAAGCTTAAAGAGATGCTGTAG
- a CDS encoding YybS family protein, which produces MDLRKLTNAAMMTAMAVVMTLIGVYIPPLLVLFFLIPVPIAITCIRSSESYAIASSFAVFIVNVIFTDIGTAFISLFFAFQGLVMGYLISKKRKASEILIDTSIVSIFGIVIVLYLIKAAFKINVLDQFFKAINMSTKEVLSIYQGHSNFSAIKSNLLMIEEMLKVTLPASIIITVVAVILINYVIIYKVLKTQRVYVDALPPFAEWKMPYITGWIFIGALLYQYFIKQPEAITTNIIVLLSLGFTLGGLAVVKYYLIHRLKMKSLVANIILVFLFLFPLTSWLLTVIGIVDTSMDLRKYMS; this is translated from the coding sequence ATGGATTTACGAAAACTTACCAATGCGGCAATGATGACGGCAATGGCTGTAGTAATGACATTAATAGGAGTGTATATTCCCCCCCTACTTGTGCTATTTTTTTTGATACCAGTTCCCATTGCTATAACTTGTATAAGAAGTTCTGAATCTTATGCTATTGCATCATCTTTTGCTGTATTTATTGTAAATGTAATTTTTACAGACATAGGTACAGCTTTTATAAGTTTATTTTTTGCCTTTCAAGGACTTGTTATGGGTTATTTAATATCGAAAAAACGGAAAGCTAGTGAGATACTTATTGATACTTCTATTGTGTCGATCTTTGGGATAGTTATAGTATTGTATTTAATAAAAGCGGCCTTCAAAATAAATGTGCTTGATCAGTTTTTTAAGGCAATTAATATGAGCACAAAAGAGGTATTATCTATTTATCAGGGTCATTCAAACTTTTCGGCCATAAAAAGCAATTTATTAATGATTGAAGAAATGCTAAAGGTGACTTTACCTGCATCTATAATAATTACAGTTGTGGCTGTCATTTTAATCAATTATGTAATTATATACAAAGTCTTAAAAACTCAAAGAGTTTACGTAGATGCACTTCCTCCTTTTGCAGAATGGAAAATGCCTTATATCACAGGGTGGATTTTTATTGGAGCGCTGCTATATCAATATTTTATAAAGCAACCTGAAGCAATAACTACTAATATAATAGTATTACTTTCTCTAGGTTTTACGTTAGGAGGTTTGGCGGTAGTAAAATATTATTTAATCCATAGATTAAAGATGAAATCATTGGTTGCTAACATAATCCTTGTATTTTTATTTCTTTTTCCTCTTACCTCTTGGCTACTTACCGTGATAGGCATTGTGGATACCAGCATGGATTTAAGAAAATACATGAGTTAG
- the dnaB gene encoding replicative DNA helicase, translated as MEWSKIPPQNIEAEQSVLGSMLLSRDAIIDVSEIIKADDFYKESHKKLFDVMIEMFEKDIPVDLVTVVDELRKRNMLEAVGGIDYIASLSSNVITTANVSYYAKLIKEKATLRRLIEASSEIMELSYQGDDVETVLDIAEQKIFDIAQGRNTTNFSPIKDVLMNTFYKIEELYKNKGQLTGIPSGFPDLDLKTAGFQPSDFILVAARPSMGKTSFALNIAQNAALLTGLPVAIFSLEMSKEQLVNRLICSTANIDSQKLRTGNLDEDDWMKLAAAMTPLSKAPIYIDDTPGIGVMDIRAKCRRLKLEKGLGLVMIDYLQLMQGRGKAENRQQEISEISRSLKSLARELNVPVITLSQLSRAPESRSDHRPILSDLRESGAIEQDADIVMFLYRDDYYHKDSEKKNIAEVIIAKHRNGPTGTVELLWLAQYTKFASLDKYRTE; from the coding sequence ATGGAGTGGAGCAAAATCCCTCCCCAAAACATAGAAGCTGAACAATCCGTCTTAGGGTCAATGCTTTTATCTAGGGATGCTATAATAGACGTTTCTGAAATAATAAAAGCCGACGACTTTTATAAAGAATCCCACAAAAAATTATTCGATGTAATGATAGAGATGTTTGAAAAAGACATCCCCGTTGACCTTGTGACAGTAGTTGATGAACTTAGAAAGCGCAATATGTTAGAGGCTGTTGGCGGAATTGATTATATAGCAAGCCTGTCTTCCAATGTCATCACCACTGCTAATGTATCTTACTACGCAAAACTTATAAAAGAAAAAGCCACATTGAGAAGGCTCATTGAGGCCTCTTCAGAGATTATGGAGTTAAGTTATCAAGGGGATGACGTAGAAACTGTTCTTGACATAGCAGAACAAAAAATATTTGATATAGCTCAAGGGAGAAACACTACTAATTTTTCACCTATAAAAGATGTGTTGATGAATACATTTTATAAAATAGAGGAACTTTACAAAAACAAAGGACAGCTTACGGGAATTCCCTCTGGCTTTCCTGACCTTGACTTAAAAACTGCTGGCTTTCAGCCCTCTGACTTTATTTTAGTCGCAGCAAGGCCTTCAATGGGAAAAACTTCTTTTGCTTTAAATATCGCTCAAAATGCAGCTCTTTTGACAGGCCTTCCTGTTGCCATATTTAGCCTGGAGATGTCAAAAGAGCAACTGGTAAACAGGCTTATCTGTTCTACTGCCAATATAGATAGCCAAAAGCTTAGGACAGGAAATCTTGATGAAGACGACTGGATGAAATTGGCGGCTGCGATGACTCCTCTTTCTAAAGCTCCTATTTACATTGACGACACTCCCGGGATTGGAGTAATGGACATAAGAGCGAAGTGCAGGCGCCTCAAACTGGAAAAAGGATTAGGTCTGGTGATGATAGATTATCTGCAACTTATGCAAGGGAGAGGAAAGGCAGAAAACCGGCAACAAGAAATTTCAGAAATATCGAGGTCATTAAAAAGCCTGGCTAGAGAATTAAACGTCCCAGTAATTACCTTATCCCAGCTTTCACGCGCACCTGAGTCCAGGTCAGATCACAGACCTATTTTAAGCGATTTGAGGGAATCTGGAGCAATAGAGCAGGACGCTGACATAGTAATGTTTTTGTACAGAGATGATTACTATCATAAAGATTCTGAAAAGAAAAACATAGCAGAAGTTATAATTGCAAAACACAGAAATGGGCCCACAGGGACAGTGGAACTTTTATGGCTCGCACAGTATACAAAATTTGCAAGTCTTGATAAATATAGAACGGAATAA
- a CDS encoding DUF951 domain-containing protein has product MPKELHVGDIVKMKKKHPCGSDEWEILRVGMDIRIKCLKCGRMVLMPRAKFEKGIKKILKTVENPSGQ; this is encoded by the coding sequence TTGCCAAAAGAACTCCATGTAGGAGATATTGTAAAGATGAAAAAAAAGCATCCTTGTGGTTCTGACGAATGGGAAATTTTAAGAGTAGGCATGGATATTCGCATAAAATGCTTAAAATGCGGAAGAATGGTTTTGATGCCGCGAGCTAAATTTGAAAAGGGCATCAAAAAAATTTTAAAAACAGTTGAAAATCCCTCGGGACAATGA
- a CDS encoding DHH family phosphoesterase codes for MDKKFYKIISSVNVINILLSALLIALMFYYNEIIASVSLIIFLYVLLSEYYGVKKKRLELDKYIENIFFNVDKASKSVLAKMPIPAVILNDNGEILWYNLSYSQVFNEDEEIKKLIKKYAGNKIDDKKNQIEFNGRNYSVLKVDSQAKRKKGKDLSCTLLFLDNTEYIQLKKSLAFDRPVVGHIIIDNYEEAMMAIEDIKKAVISSEIEKKLSEWASSIKAFMKKYDDDKYFVVFKEEGLKSLEENKFEILDKVREIGEEIKIPLTLSIGIGADANDFLALNEYASSALDLALGRGGDQAVIKRGDKTSFYGGRTQAVEKRTKVKARVIAHAIKELIKESSTIFIMGHNFMDFDSLGAAIGMYRASMSLGKKAYIILDKSNVAIDELVKKIQNTKGYEDLFIKSSEVKNMVDQNSLLIVVDTHRPSYLTYPEIVDIIDRIVVIDHHRRGKEFIDKALLVYLEPYASSASELVTEILQYIVDKIDIKPIEAEALMAGISVDTKNFTFRTGSRTFEAASFLRRKGADTTSVKQLFQNDLDSYIIKASIVKNAEILDNGIAIAVSPPNANNLIIAQAADELLTIKGVQASFVILKREEDVAISGRSLGDINVQVILEKLGGGGHLTVAGAQVKKPIDEVLQDLKNAIKEYFEEEGEDR; via the coding sequence GTGGATAAGAAATTTTATAAAATAATTTCTTCTGTCAATGTGATAAATATTTTGCTATCAGCTCTATTAATAGCTTTAATGTTTTACTACAATGAGATAATTGCTTCTGTTTCATTAATCATCTTTCTTTATGTGCTTTTAAGTGAATACTATGGCGTAAAGAAAAAGCGATTAGAATTGGATAAATATATAGAAAATATATTTTTCAATGTTGACAAGGCATCAAAAAGTGTTTTAGCAAAAATGCCAATTCCCGCCGTTATTTTAAATGATAACGGAGAAATCCTGTGGTATAACTTAAGCTATTCTCAGGTCTTTAATGAAGATGAAGAGATAAAGAAATTGATAAAAAAATATGCTGGAAACAAAATAGATGACAAAAAAAACCAAATAGAGTTCAATGGCCGGAACTATTCCGTGTTAAAAGTAGATTCTCAAGCAAAAAGAAAAAAAGGGAAGGACCTAAGCTGTACTCTTTTATTCCTTGATAACACTGAATACATTCAGCTTAAGAAATCTTTAGCTTTCGATAGACCGGTGGTAGGGCATATAATAATTGACAACTACGAAGAAGCGATGATGGCAATAGAAGATATTAAAAAAGCGGTGATTTCTTCAGAAATAGAAAAAAAACTTTCAGAATGGGCTTCCTCAATAAAAGCTTTTATGAAAAAATATGATGATGATAAATACTTTGTCGTATTTAAAGAGGAAGGATTAAAAAGCTTAGAAGAAAATAAATTTGAAATATTGGATAAAGTGAGAGAAATTGGAGAAGAGATAAAAATCCCTTTAACTTTAAGCATAGGAATTGGAGCAGATGCCAATGACTTTTTAGCCTTAAATGAATATGCCTCTAGCGCCTTAGACTTAGCATTAGGGCGAGGAGGAGACCAAGCAGTAATAAAAAGAGGAGATAAAACTTCGTTTTATGGAGGAAGAACACAAGCTGTTGAAAAGAGGACAAAAGTAAAGGCGAGAGTAATTGCCCACGCTATAAAAGAGCTCATAAAAGAATCCTCTACCATTTTCATAATGGGTCACAACTTTATGGACTTTGATTCATTAGGTGCTGCAATTGGCATGTATAGAGCCAGCATGTCTTTAGGCAAAAAAGCCTATATAATATTAGATAAATCTAATGTAGCAATAGATGAATTGGTAAAGAAAATACAAAATACAAAAGGCTATGAAGATTTATTTATAAAAAGCAGTGAAGTTAAAAACATGGTGGACCAAAACAGCCTTTTAATAGTTGTTGATACCCATAGACCCAGTTATCTTACTTATCCCGAAATTGTAGATATTATAGACAGAATAGTTGTTATAGACCACCATAGAAGAGGGAAAGAGTTTATTGACAAAGCCTTGCTTGTCTATTTAGAGCCTTATGCTTCTTCTGCTAGCGAATTAGTTACAGAAATTCTGCAATATATAGTAGACAAGATTGACATAAAACCTATAGAAGCTGAGGCTTTAATGGCAGGAATATCAGTGGATACAAAAAATTTCACTTTCAGAACAGGTTCCAGGACTTTTGAAGCAGCCTCCTTTTTGAGAAGAAAAGGTGCAGATACAACCTCTGTTAAGCAGCTTTTCCAAAATGACTTAGATTCTTACATAATAAAAGCTTCAATAGTGAAAAATGCCGAGATACTGGATAACGGCATTGCAATAGCAGTTAGCCCTCCAAATGCCAACAATCTCATCATAGCCCAGGCTGCTGATGAGCTCCTTACAATAAAGGGAGTACAAGCTTCTTTCGTTATTTTAAAAAGAGAAGAAGATGTAGCCATTAGCGGACGCTCTCTTGGAGACATAAATGTTCAAGTTATCCTTGAAAAGCTTGGTGGAGGAGGACACTTAACTGTTGCAGGAGCTCAGGTCAAAAAGCCTATAGATGAAGTACTGCAAGACTTAAAAAATGCTATTAAAGAATATTTTGAAGAGGAAGGTGAAGACAGATGA
- a CDS encoding helix-turn-helix domain-containing protein, protein MDGFYYDLEAFGEELKNIRKSLGLSQSDVAEQTFISRDTLRKIENGKVIPKQETLDILSHLYKKDLNELLLKHRLKDFSTFLDIKCSLEKKLESGDFESLRDDIDRLKKLLEKGDMSLYYSKLLNQFLLTAESVFEKTINENYEKAMEKLQKAMEFTIPNFSLSNYTDFVYSDMEIRILMNMALIIKKTEGVQKSLEMLLFCLENLSPEEWETKIKIYYNISYNYHILSLAEESLHYANLGIETCVKNNTLSGLGLLYFRKAIAEYNLGREEYKDSLSKSIHFLEITGQEKLIKTIMESCRKFYNLEISKENHMLVIKSHE, encoded by the coding sequence ATGGATGGTTTCTACTATGATTTAGAAGCATTTGGTGAAGAACTTAAAAATATCCGCAAATCTCTGGGGCTTTCCCAAAGCGATGTTGCTGAACAAACTTTCATCAGCAGGGATACACTTAGAAAAATTGAAAACGGGAAAGTCATACCCAAACAGGAAACTTTAGATATTTTGTCCCATCTCTATAAGAAAGATTTAAATGAGTTGCTCCTAAAACACAGATTAAAAGACTTTTCTACTTTCCTTGACATAAAATGCTCTCTCGAAAAGAAACTTGAAAGCGGAGATTTTGAAAGTTTGAGAGATGATATTGATAGGTTAAAGAAATTGCTTGAAAAAGGTGATATGAGCCTATATTACTCTAAGTTATTAAATCAATTTTTACTAACTGCTGAGTCTGTCTTTGAAAAAACAATCAATGAAAATTATGAAAAAGCTATGGAAAAGCTTCAAAAAGCGATGGAATTTACTATTCCCAACTTTTCTCTTTCTAATTACACTGATTTCGTCTACAGCGATATGGAAATTAGAATTTTAATGAATATGGCTTTGATTATCAAAAAAACAGAAGGTGTACAAAAAAGCCTTGAAATGCTTTTGTTCTGTTTGGAAAATTTATCGCCAGAGGAATGGGAAACAAAAATAAAAATATATTACAATATATCCTATAACTATCATATCCTTTCTCTTGCTGAAGAATCTTTACATTATGCAAATCTCGGAATAGAAACCTGTGTAAAAAACAACACCTTAAGTGGTCTGGGACTTCTGTATTTTAGAAAAGCAATTGCAGAGTACAATCTCGGCAGAGAAGAATACAAAGACTCTTTATCTAAATCCATACATTTCCTCGAAATAACTGGTCAGGAGAAACTTATAAAGACGATTATGGAATCCTGCAGGAAGTTTTATAATTTAGAAATTTCTAAGGAAAACCATATGCTTGTAATAAAAAGTCATGAATAA
- a CDS encoding MazG-like family protein: MKNNLEIAKNIMSIENLKINLLGKVYSLFKAFNEDEDGEILIDNLCDILIFTYLLGEKLGYDFEEIDEALQKKLKLQIIDKNFEGEYNFSELQRYIKGRKRE, translated from the coding sequence ATGAAAAATAATCTTGAGATTGCCAAAAATATTATGAGCATTGAAAATTTAAAAATAAACCTTTTAGGAAAAGTATATTCTCTCTTTAAAGCTTTTAACGAAGATGAAGATGGAGAAATATTAATAGACAATCTTTGTGATATTTTAATTTTTACCTACTTATTAGGAGAGAAATTAGGTTATGACTTTGAAGAAATAGATGAAGCGCTTCAAAAAAAACTCAAACTTCAAATTATTGATAAAAACTTTGAAGGAGAATATAATTTTTCTGAGCTACAAAGATACATAAAGGGTAGAAAACGGGAGTGA
- the rpsR gene encoding 30S ribosomal protein S18, producing MTTANTTAKDNAAAKKRGRKAKKRVCAFCTDNIDKIDYKDVARLRKYITERGKILPRRITGNCARHQRQLTKAIKRARQIALLPYTVE from the coding sequence ATGACAACAGCTAATACAACAGCGAAAGATAACGCAGCTGCTAAAAAAAGGGGCAGAAAAGCGAAAAAGCGCGTTTGTGCTTTTTGCACAGATAATATAGACAAAATTGATTACAAAGATGTAGCAAGACTCCGCAAATACATCACAGAAAGAGGAAAAATCCTGCCGAGAAGAATTACAGGAAACTGTGCAAGGCATCAAAGGCAACTTACAAAAGCTATTAAAAGAGCAAGACAGATTGCACTACTACCATATACAGTAGAATAA
- the mscS gene encoding small-conductance mechanosensitive channel MscS, with translation MMEAIVQLYQKFLSLYDIRILKVTFDIIKILVITFIGIKIGDMLISRFYKLHRKAKIQLPERKIGTLISLTKNILRYVIYFIAAASILKIFNIEMTSILAVAGIGSLAIGFGAQNLVKDVISGFFIIFEDQFSVGDYVTINGISGTVEEIGLRITKIRGFSDGLHIIPNGEIKMVSNLTKDSMMAVVNIGFPLEEDVDKIIDGLQQICDDIKNSRDDLIEGPSILGITDMQDSKLLITLYAKTQPMQKWAVERDIRYRVKKMFDEKNISFPYPRTNIILTNKN, from the coding sequence ATGATGGAGGCAATAGTTCAACTATACCAGAAATTTTTAAGTCTTTACGATATAAGAATATTAAAAGTAACTTTTGATATCATAAAAATTTTGGTTATAACTTTTATAGGTATAAAAATAGGGGACATGCTTATATCAAGGTTTTACAAATTGCATAGAAAAGCAAAAATACAGCTTCCTGAAAGAAAGATAGGTACTTTAATATCCCTTACCAAAAATATATTGAGATATGTAATTTATTTCATAGCAGCTGCTTCAATACTAAAAATTTTCAACATAGAAATGACATCGATATTGGCAGTTGCCGGAATTGGCAGTTTGGCTATAGGTTTTGGTGCTCAAAATCTAGTTAAAGATGTTATTTCAGGGTTTTTTATAATATTTGAAGACCAATTTTCTGTAGGAGACTATGTTACAATAAATGGCATATCTGGAACTGTAGAAGAAATTGGACTTAGAATCACGAAAATAAGGGGTTTTTCAGATGGGCTACACATAATACCAAATGGTGAAATAAAAATGGTATCTAACCTCACAAAGGATAGTATGATGGCTGTTGTCAACATAGGATTTCCCTTGGAAGAGGATGTAGATAAAATCATTGATGGATTACAACAAATATGTGATGATATAAAAAATTCAAGAGATGATTTAATAGAAGGTCCTTCAATACTAGGGATAACAGATATGCAAGATTCAAAACTTTTAATAACGCTATATGCGAAAACACAGCCTATGCAAAAATGGGCAGTAGAAAGGGATATAAGATACAGAGTGAAAAAAATGTTTGATGAAAAAAATATTTCTTTTCCTTATCCCCGCACTAATATTATCTTGACAAATAAGAATTAA